In the Deltaproteobacteria bacterium genome, AGGATCGAGTTTGCGCGTCGAGCGCAGCAGCCGGTCGAGATTTCTGGCCGCCAACTCGGTGGGCAGCTGGCCGAGAGATAATTTAGCCTTGTCGAAGTCGATGAGATAACTCGCCACGCGGTTTTTTTCCGGCCGCAGCAAAATATTTTTGAGATTGAGATCGCTGTGAAATACGCCTTCGCGATGCATGGCGCGGACGCTCGCCGCCACCGCTCGCAGTGTCGTCTCCAAGCCAAGCCGCGCCACCAGGCCGCTTTGCAGCGCCGACCATAAGTCTTCGCTGTCCACCAATTCACGGGTCACCAAACAGCCGCGATAGAATGGACCGGCACTGCGAATGACACAAGCGGCAAGCACCTCCACGGTGGGCACGCCGCGGCGGCGCAGTTCTTCGGTGACCACCAATTCGCGAAAGGGCCGCGGCGGCCAAGTGAAATACCATTGCCCGGTCAAACCGCGAAGCAGGCCGCCGTGCTGGCATCGGCGCACCAGCGCGTTGGCCCGGTCTGGCAAATGAATTCGGCGTAGATGGCTACGTCCTTGATATTCTGACGGCTCGCTTCGACCATCCTCGGCAAAGCAACTATCGATCTTGATCTGCCGCTCGCGCCCACGGCGCACAATCATGCGCCCGCCTTTGCCATCGCTCCATCGGACAAAACCCTCTGGCACCGCGCCCCAAGTCAACTGGTCCGACAACATTTGATACGAGTTAGGAATTGGCAGCGGACTAAACGGAGATGAATTCCGGTTGAAACGAAGTGAGCGGCGCCGGGCCATAGGAAAAATCAGCGTGAATAAATTTCTCCACCCCGCTCAAAACACTTGCGGGTTGAATGAGTTCACTACACGCTTGGTGTCCCAACGGACAGCGGCTGCCGCCGTGGGTCGTGCACGGACGGCAATTTAAATCTTTCTGCAACACCGTTGCCATGCCGCTATACGGATAGAAACCCAACGCCGGTGTCGTAGCGCAAAACAGCGCCACCGTCGCCACGCGCTCGGCCACCGCGATATGCATCGGGCCGCTGTCATTGGTAACGAACACCCGACAGCGAGCGATCGCTGCCGGCAATTCGCGCAAGCTGATCTGTCCGGCGAGATTGACGGCACCTTGGCCGCAGCGATTCAGCACATCGCCGACAACAGCCGCATCCTCGGCGCCGCCGAAGAGCGCCACCTGGCAGTCAGCATTGCGACGCAGATCGGAAATCAATTGAGCAAAGCCGGCAGCCGACCAGCGCTTGGTCGGCCACACCGAACCGGGATGGATACCGACAATCGGATGGTTGAGATCTAAACCAAGAGCGGCGAGTTTTTCATCCACCGTCGCTTGCAGCGCGGCACTCACTGGCAAAGAAATTTCTCGCTGGCATTCTTCGGGCGCAATATCGAAAGCTTCAAGCAGCGACAGATTGCGCTCGACATCGTGCCGCGTGGGGTCGCGATTGACGGTGCGATGAAACAGCCACGACCCACGGCTTTGTTGAAAGCCGATGCGGAGAGGAATTCTCGCCAAGCTAAGCATCAACGCACTACGCCAAGATTTGTGCGGTGTCAGGGCAATTGTGAATTGATGCCCGGCAAGTGCCGCGGCTTGGCGGCGTAAACCGACAAAGCCGCGATGGAGCTTTTTTTTATCGTCGACGATGATCGCATCGATGGCCGGATGATCCTGCAACAGTTCGCGGCTCGCCGGCTGGCAGAGTAGTGTCAGCTTCCCCACTGCGAAGCGGCGCCGCAGTTCGCCGATCAACGGCAAAGTCAAAACCGTGTCACCGAGAAAACTGGTCTGCAAAACCAAAACGTTTTCCCAGTTCGCCGCAGGCAATGAAGCTATAAACGCACCGCCTCGTCGATCAGCATGACTGGAATATCGTCTTTGATTGGATAGCTGAGCCGGCAAGCGTCGCACACCAACCCGTCGCTATTTTGATTGAGATGGATATCGCCCTTGCATTTCGGACAGGCGAGGATATCCAAAAGTTCCTTGCTGATAGCCATAGTTTAATCTCCTCGTAGAAATTCGCTTAGCGCTGATACGGCGTCAAAGCATCCCAGCCGCGCCGGTAGTCGCGCTGGGACTGCGCCGCGTCGCGATTGACGAAAGGCCGATGATACATCGGATGGCGCAGGCTGCGCACTTCGTGTTCCAACACAAATGCCGGACGGTCGTTTTGCGGATCGACGATATTTTTGAAACGAAACTGATGATTGCGCGCCTCTTCGGATATCAGCCCACGGCTTTTGAGATAATTGTACGGTCCGGAAAAATTCGCCACATAG is a window encoding:
- the waaF gene encoding lipopolysaccharide heptosyltransferase II; amino-acid sequence: MRRLPAQLSNQRRYSSHADRRGGAFIASLPAANWENVLVLQTSFLGDTVLTLPLIGELRRRFAVGKLTLLCQPASRELLQDHPAIDAIIVDDKKKLHRGFVGLRRQAAALAGHQFTIALTPHKSWRSALMLSLARIPLRIGFQQSRGSWLFHRTVNRDPTRHDVERNLSLLEAFDIAPEECQREISLPVSAALQATVDEKLAALGLDLNHPIVGIHPGSVWPTKRWSAAGFAQLISDLRRNADCQVALFGGAEDAAVVGDVLNRCGQGAVNLAGQISLRELPAAIARCRVFVTNDSGPMHIAVAERVATVALFCATTPALGFYPYSGMATVLQKDLNCRPCTTHGGSRCPLGHQACSELIQPASVLSGVEKFIHADFSYGPAPLTSFQPEFISV
- a CDS encoding Trm112 family protein, coding for MAISKELLDILACPKCKGDIHLNQNSDGLVCDACRLSYPIKDDIPVMLIDEAVRL